A single region of the Prevotella sp. HUN102 genome encodes:
- a CDS encoding glucose-6-phosphate isomerase: protein MESIKLDISKAVQFLNPGAVEALAPQVAAAQEALENGTCPGNDFLGWLHLPSSITEAFLNEVQAVADTLREKCEVVVVAGIGGSYLGARAVIEALGNSFAWLENDRKNPTILFAGNNIGEDYLYELTEYLKDKKFGVINISKSGTTTETALAFRLLKKQCETQRGKAEAKDVIVAVTDATKGAARTAATQEGYKTFVIPDNIGGRFSVLTPVGLLPIAVAGFDIKKLVEGAQVMEQETANDVPFAQNIAARYAAVRQALYAQAGKKIEIIVNYQPKLHFMSEWWKQLYGESEGKDLKGIFPAACDFTTDLHSMGQWIQEGERSIFETVISIEDPNRKLLFPHDDENLDGLNFLEGKRIDEVNKMAELGTLLAHVDGGVPNIRVSVPTINEYYLGQMIYFFEKACGISGLIQEVNPFNQPGVEAYKKNMFALLNKPGYEAESKAIRERL from the coding sequence ATGGAAAGTATCAAATTAGACATTTCAAAGGCTGTTCAGTTCTTGAATCCGGGTGCAGTTGAGGCACTTGCACCACAGGTAGCTGCTGCTCAGGAGGCACTCGAGAACGGAACTTGCCCGGGTAACGACTTTCTTGGTTGGCTCCACTTGCCATCAAGTATCACAGAAGCATTTCTAAATGAGGTTCAGGCAGTAGCAGACACACTTCGTGAGAAGTGCGAAGTGGTTGTAGTGGCCGGCATCGGCGGCTCATATCTCGGTGCGCGTGCCGTAATCGAAGCGTTGGGCAACAGCTTTGCTTGGCTGGAAAACGACAGGAAGAACCCCACTATTCTGTTCGCCGGCAACAATATCGGCGAAGACTACCTCTATGAACTCACGGAATACCTGAAAGATAAGAAGTTCGGTGTCATCAACATATCCAAATCCGGCACTACAACAGAGACAGCCCTTGCCTTCCGTCTGCTGAAGAAGCAATGCGAAACACAGCGCGGCAAGGCAGAGGCAAAGGACGTTATCGTTGCCGTAACCGATGCAACAAAGGGTGCTGCACGCACCGCCGCAACTCAGGAAGGCTACAAGACATTCGTTATTCCAGACAACATCGGCGGCCGTTTCTCAGTTCTCACTCCCGTAGGTCTGCTCCCAATCGCCGTTGCAGGCTTCGATATAAAGAAATTGGTTGAAGGCGCACAGGTTATGGAGCAAGAAACAGCCAACGACGTTCCTTTCGCCCAGAACATTGCCGCACGCTATGCAGCCGTTCGTCAGGCACTCTACGCACAGGCTGGCAAGAAAATCGAGATAATCGTGAACTATCAGCCCAAGCTCCACTTTATGTCTGAATGGTGGAAGCAGCTCTACGGAGAGAGCGAAGGCAAGGACTTGAAGGGCATTTTCCCCGCTGCCTGCGACTTCACGACAGACCTTCACTCAATGGGACAATGGATTCAGGAAGGCGAGCGTTCCATCTTCGAGACGGTTATCTCCATCGAAGACCCCAACAGGAAGCTGCTCTTCCCACACGACGACGAGAACCTCGACGGCCTGAACTTCCTCGAAGGCAAGCGCATTGACGAAGTAAACAAGATGGCAGAGCTCGGCACACTCCTCGCCCACGTGGACGGCGGCGTTCCAAACATCCGTGTCAGCGTTCCCACAATCAACGAATACTATCTCGGACAGATGATTTACTTCTTTGAAAAGGCCTGCGGCATCAGCGGTCTCATTCAGGAAGTGAACCCATTCAACCAACCGGGGGTGGAAGCCTACAAGAAGAATATGTTCGCATTGCTCAACAAGCCCGGATACGAGGCAGAAAGCAAGGCCATCAGAGAAAGACTATAA
- a CDS encoding PH domain-containing protein yields MNRTFNHRIMILEWCSIALFALGMLYGVWNRQNVALVILGVVFVFLTIVALERAVHTSYVLTEDGKLIINRGRFTKTKTILLTDIQDVREMPLAFGLGSFVLIEMKNGRMESVQPDNKEAFIKAIQKQ; encoded by the coding sequence ATGAATCGAACTTTCAATCATCGGATAATGATACTGGAGTGGTGCTCAATCGCGCTTTTCGCATTGGGTATGCTCTATGGGGTTTGGAACAGACAGAATGTGGCGTTGGTAATATTGGGCGTCGTGTTCGTGTTCCTCACAATCGTTGCGCTGGAACGTGCGGTGCACACGAGTTATGTGCTTACCGAAGATGGGAAACTTATAATCAACAGAGGACGTTTCACTAAGACGAAGACCATTCTTCTGACCGACATTCAGGACGTAAGGGAAATGCCGCTGGCGTTTGGTCTGGGCAGTTTCGTACTCATAGAAATGAAAAACGGAAGAATGGAGAGCGTTCAGCCCGACAATAAGGAAGCATTCATAAAAGCAATTCAGAAACAATGA
- a CDS encoding TonB-dependent siderophore receptor, whose translation MNKKLQILGFVSLLVSPVLAQEAATDTTAMLENQQLDNVMVSARKAGVRRMAGAVNGQQMFREELFKAACCNLGESFVNNASVDVNYSDATTGAKQIKLLGLSGTYVQMLTENLPNFRGAAMPYGLGYVPGSWMKSLQVSKGNSSVKNGYEAMTGQINVEYVKPEDEKGATVNLYGSTMGKFEANVDANHHINGNKNLSTEILGHFENSWGKHDGNGDGFQDDPQVRQYNFQNRWYWQTRNYVLHAGIGVLKEDRMSGQTAHSHHLSPTAEPFRINIGTERYEAYVKNAYLFNDNHGSNIALMGTVSMHKQNAAFGIKQYGVNEKNAYASLMYETNFTPSHNLSVGLSLNHDYLHQGTALANVPGTASDYGNVYPMANNVESETTPGAYAQYTYTIGSRFTAMAGIRIDHSNVYGTFVTPRFHVKWTPADFLTVRLSAGKGYRSPHALAENNFLMASGRKLIVDRMEQERAWNYGANLAFLIPIMNKTLKLNAEYYYTDFSRQMIVDYDTNPTELRITNLKGKSYSHTFQVDASYPFFKGFELTAAYRNNLVKATFNGQLMWKPLQSRYKGLLTASYKSPLGLWQFDATFALNGGGRMPTPYSLANGGLSWARDYSAYGQVNAQITRTFRHFSVYVGGENLTNYKQKNPIIGYHDPWSTGFEPTMVYGPVTGAMGYVGVRINLGDRL comes from the coding sequence ATGAATAAGAAGTTACAGATATTGGGCTTCGTGTCGTTGCTCGTTTCCCCTGTTTTGGCACAGGAAGCGGCAACCGATACGACGGCTATGCTTGAGAATCAGCAGTTGGACAACGTAATGGTGTCTGCAAGAAAGGCCGGCGTGCGCCGTATGGCTGGTGCCGTGAATGGGCAGCAGATGTTCCGCGAGGAACTCTTCAAGGCCGCGTGCTGCAATCTCGGCGAGAGTTTTGTGAACAACGCATCGGTCGATGTGAATTATTCTGACGCCACAACGGGTGCGAAACAGATAAAACTGCTGGGGCTCAGCGGCACATACGTGCAGATGCTTACCGAGAATCTGCCCAATTTCCGTGGTGCGGCTATGCCTTACGGCTTGGGATATGTGCCCGGAAGTTGGATGAAGAGCCTTCAGGTAAGCAAGGGAAACTCGTCGGTAAAGAACGGTTACGAGGCGATGACGGGACAGATAAACGTGGAATACGTGAAACCCGAGGATGAAAAAGGTGCAACCGTCAATCTCTATGGCAGCACGATGGGGAAGTTTGAAGCAAACGTTGATGCCAACCATCATATAAACGGAAATAAAAACCTGAGTACGGAGATTCTCGGGCACTTTGAAAACAGTTGGGGAAAGCACGACGGAAACGGCGACGGATTCCAAGATGACCCACAGGTGCGCCAGTATAATTTCCAGAACAGATGGTACTGGCAGACGCGCAACTATGTCTTGCACGCAGGCATCGGAGTCTTGAAGGAAGACCGTATGAGCGGGCAGACTGCTCATTCGCATCATCTATCGCCGACTGCCGAACCGTTCAGAATCAATATCGGTACGGAGCGTTACGAGGCATACGTGAAGAATGCCTATCTCTTCAACGATAATCACGGAAGCAACATAGCCTTGATGGGAACTGTGTCGATGCACAAGCAGAATGCAGCGTTTGGAATCAAGCAGTACGGCGTGAATGAGAAGAATGCGTACGCCTCGCTGATGTATGAAACCAACTTCACTCCCTCGCATAATCTTTCCGTCGGATTGAGTCTCAACCACGATTACCTGCATCAGGGCACGGCGTTGGCGAATGTTCCCGGCACGGCTTCCGACTATGGAAACGTGTATCCGATGGCTAATAATGTTGAGAGCGAGACCACTCCCGGTGCTTATGCGCAATACACCTACACTATCGGCAGCAGATTTACGGCAATGGCAGGCATCCGTATCGACCACAGCAATGTCTACGGCACGTTCGTTACGCCCCGTTTCCACGTGAAGTGGACGCCGGCCGACTTCCTTACGGTTCGCCTTTCAGCCGGAAAGGGCTACCGTTCGCCCCACGCTCTGGCCGAAAACAATTTCCTGATGGCGTCCGGCCGTAAGCTGATAGTGGACAGAATGGAACAGGAACGTGCGTGGAACTATGGTGCCAACCTCGCATTCCTGATTCCGATAATGAACAAGACGCTGAAGCTGAATGCCGAGTACTACTATACGGATTTCAGCCGTCAGATGATAGTGGACTATGACACGAATCCGACGGAGCTGCGCATCACGAACCTGAAAGGCAAGAGCTATTCACATACTTTCCAAGTGGACGCAAGCTATCCGTTCTTCAAGGGATTTGAGCTGACGGCCGCCTATCGGAACAATCTCGTGAAAGCTACCTTCAACGGTCAGTTGATGTGGAAGCCCTTGCAGAGCAGATATAAGGGATTGCTTACGGCAAGCTACAAGTCGCCGCTCGGACTATGGCAGTTCGATGCCACCTTTGCCTTGAACGGTGGCGGCCGTATGCCAACGCCCTATTCATTGGCGAACGGCGGATTGTCTTGGGCAAGGGATTACAGTGCCTATGGTCAGGTCAATGCCCAGATCACGCGCACTTTCCGTCATTTCTCAGTATATGTGGGAGGCGAGAATCTCACGAATTACAAGCAGAAGAACCCGATTATCGGCTATCACGACCCTTGGAGCACAGGCTTTGAACCGACGATGGTGTATGGTCCTGTAACGGGTGCGATGGGATATGTGGGCGTAAGAATCAATCTGGGCGACAGATTATAG
- the lysS gene encoding lysine--tRNA ligase codes for MNVLELSEQEIVRRQSLQELRNLGIDPYPAAEFPTNAYSTDIKSEFKEDEKREVVIAGRLMGRRVMGKASFAEIQDSKGRIQVYVTRDELCPGENKDTYNVLFKKLLDIGDFVGIKGFVFKTQMGEISVHAEEITLLSKSLKPMPVVKYKDGVAYDKFDDPEMRYRQRYVDLVVNDGVKDTFLKRATVLRTMRNFFDEAGYTEVETPTLQTIPGGASARPFITHFNALNTDMYMRIATELYLKRLIVGGFEGVYEIGKNFRNEGMDRFHNPEFTCMELYVQYKDYNWMMSFTEQLLEKICTEVNGKPEVQVGENLISFKAPFRRLPILEAIKEKTGFDLYEKTEEEIRSIAVNDLKLEGIDESFGKGKLIDEIFGEFCEGTYIQPTFIIDYPVEMSPLTKMHRSKPGLTERFELMVNGKELANAYSELNDPIDQEERFKEQMRLADNGDDEAMIIDQDFLRSLQYGMPPTSGIGIGIDRLVMLMTGKEYIQEVLLFPQMKPEAKMPQSSIKEWAEIGVAEDWVYVLRKCGFNLIQNIKDEKAQGLQQKLGEINKKYKLGYEKPSVEEIQQWIDKAQ; via the coding sequence ATGAACGTTTTAGAATTATCAGAACAAGAGATTGTGCGCCGTCAGAGCTTACAGGAGCTGCGCAATCTGGGCATCGACCCATATCCAGCAGCAGAGTTTCCAACCAATGCATATTCTACGGACATAAAATCTGAATTCAAGGAAGATGAAAAGCGCGAAGTAGTCATTGCAGGCCGACTTATGGGACGCCGTGTGATGGGTAAGGCTTCGTTTGCTGAGATACAGGATAGCAAAGGACGCATCCAAGTATATGTTACCCGCGACGAACTTTGTCCGGGAGAGAATAAGGATACATACAATGTTCTTTTCAAGAAACTTTTAGATATCGGCGACTTCGTAGGCATCAAGGGCTTTGTCTTCAAGACACAGATGGGCGAAATCTCTGTTCACGCAGAGGAAATCACGCTTCTTTCAAAGAGTTTGAAGCCAATGCCGGTAGTGAAATACAAGGATGGTGTGGCTTACGATAAGTTTGATGACCCGGAAATGCGCTATCGTCAGCGTTACGTAGACCTCGTTGTGAATGACGGCGTAAAAGATACGTTCCTCAAGCGTGCGACCGTATTGCGCACGATGCGCAACTTCTTCGACGAAGCAGGCTATACCGAGGTGGAGACTCCAACATTGCAGACTATCCCCGGTGGTGCGAGTGCGCGCCCGTTCATCACACACTTCAATGCGCTTAATACTGATATGTATATGCGCATCGCTACGGAACTGTATCTGAAGCGTCTGATTGTTGGTGGATTTGAGGGTGTTTACGAAATCGGAAAGAACTTCCGTAACGAGGGTATGGACCGTTTCCACAACCCGGAATTTACCTGTATGGAACTCTATGTTCAGTACAAGGACTATAACTGGATGATGAGTTTTACCGAGCAACTCTTGGAAAAGATTTGTACAGAGGTTAATGGCAAGCCCGAAGTTCAGGTGGGCGAGAACCTTATCAGTTTCAAAGCTCCTTTCCGTCGTCTTCCCATTCTCGAAGCTATCAAGGAAAAGACCGGTTTCGACCTTTATGAGAAGACCGAAGAGGAAATCCGCAGCATCGCTGTCAATGACCTTAAACTGGAAGGTATCGATGAAAGTTTCGGCAAGGGCAAGCTGATAGACGAGATATTCGGCGAGTTCTGCGAAGGCACTTACATTCAGCCTACTTTCATTATCGACTATCCGGTTGAGATGTCTCCATTGACAAAGATGCACCGCTCGAAACCGGGTCTTACAGAACGCTTTGAACTGATGGTAAACGGCAAGGAATTGGCAAACGCCTACTCCGAGCTCAACGACCCTATCGATCAGGAAGAACGTTTCAAGGAACAGATGCGTCTTGCTGACAATGGCGATGATGAAGCAATGATTATCGATCAGGATTTCCTGCGTTCATTGCAGTATGGTATGCCTCCTACGTCGGGTATCGGTATCGGTATCGATCGTCTGGTTATGCTTATGACCGGAAAGGAATACATTCAGGAGGTATTGCTCTTCCCACAGATGAAGCCCGAGGCCAAGATGCCGCAGAGCAGTATCAAGGAATGGGCGGAAATCGGCGTGGCAGAAGACTGGGTTTACGTGCTCCGTAAATGTGGTTTCAACCTTATTCAAAACATCAAGGACGAAAAAGCACAGGGCTTGCAGCAGAAACTCGGCGAAATAAACAAGAAGTATAAGCTCGGCTACGAGAAGCCGTCTGTTGAGGAAATCCAGCAATGGATTGACAAAGCACAATAA
- a CDS encoding heavy-metal-associated domain-containing protein, whose protein sequence is MKKSIFTLMLLLTAMAASAKDIKTVVFTTTPQMHCESCENKIKGNLRFEKGVKQIETNVEEQKVFVTYDADKTTEEKLRKAFETFGYKAEKTTKDVKVVAHEGEECRNM, encoded by the coding sequence ATGAAAAAGAGTATTTTCACATTGATGCTGCTCCTGACGGCAATGGCAGCATCGGCAAAGGACATTAAGACCGTGGTTTTCACAACCACTCCACAGATGCACTGTGAGAGTTGCGAGAACAAGATTAAGGGTAATCTGCGCTTTGAAAAAGGCGTGAAGCAGATTGAAACGAATGTGGAGGAGCAGAAGGTTTTCGTAACCTACGATGCCGACAAGACCACAGAGGAAAAGCTCCGTAAGGCTTTCGAGACATTTGGCTACAAGGCCGAGAAGACAACCAAGGATGTAAAGGTGGTTGCTCACGAGGGCGAGGAATGCAGAAATATGTAA
- the dacB gene encoding D-alanyl-D-alanine carboxypeptidase/D-alanyl-D-alanine-endopeptidase, translating into MRLRHIYAVLLGVLLAANVEAQVYIDSTEVARILGRQPAKTVAAPEISIEDGEGEDDAGFPDFQTDARLSWKENIKARLDGILQGNLVETTQVGVMVWDLTDDSSLYSYRERMQMRPASTMKCVTAIAALDRLGSDYNFRTSIYCTGDSVDSTGVLKGDIYCVGGMDPMINSTDISAIADSIRAMGVRTINGSIYADLSFKDRDRLGNGWCWDDKNPTLTPLLYGKRDEFTARLRSRLREMEISLSGGAGERTLPGNAKLIVSRTHGIAEVMRPMMKQSDNLYAEAMFYQIGAAEGRRWSSAKQSAAYINGLIRKVGLTPNNYNIADGSGLSLYNYVSPELEVQLLRYAFKNKNIYDTLIETLPIAGVDGTLKSRMRGTAAAGNVRAKTGTVMGVSSLAGYLTASNGHQLCFAIIINGGMRNGPMRNLQNRICVALSQ; encoded by the coding sequence ATGAGACTAAGACATATCTATGCCGTGCTGCTGGGCGTACTGCTTGCCGCCAATGTGGAGGCGCAAGTCTATATAGACAGCACAGAAGTGGCGCGAATACTGGGCAGGCAGCCTGCTAAAACTGTCGCCGCGCCGGAGATTTCCATTGAAGACGGCGAGGGGGAAGATGACGCAGGCTTTCCCGATTTCCAGACTGACGCACGGCTCTCGTGGAAAGAGAATATTAAGGCGCGTCTGGACGGAATACTTCAAGGCAACCTCGTGGAGACAACGCAGGTGGGCGTGATGGTCTGGGACTTGACAGACGACAGCAGCCTTTATTCCTACCGCGAGCGGATGCAGATGCGTCCTGCCTCAACAATGAAATGCGTAACTGCCATTGCCGCACTTGACAGACTTGGAAGCGACTATAATTTCCGAACGAGTATCTATTGCACGGGCGACTCCGTGGACTCCACGGGCGTGCTGAAAGGCGACATATACTGCGTGGGAGGAATGGACCCGATGATAAACTCTACTGATATTAGTGCCATTGCAGACAGTATCAGGGCGATGGGCGTGCGGACAATCAACGGCAGCATCTATGCCGATCTGTCGTTCAAGGACAGGGACCGGCTCGGGAACGGATGGTGTTGGGACGACAAGAATCCTACGCTCACACCTTTATTATACGGCAAGCGCGACGAATTTACGGCACGGCTGCGCAGCCGATTGCGCGAAATGGAAATATCGCTGAGTGGCGGTGCAGGCGAAAGAACGCTGCCGGGCAATGCCAAACTCATAGTTTCCCGAACGCACGGCATAGCCGAGGTGATGCGTCCGATGATGAAACAGAGCGACAATCTCTATGCAGAAGCAATGTTCTATCAGATTGGCGCAGCCGAAGGACGCAGATGGAGTTCGGCAAAGCAGAGTGCGGCGTACATCAACGGATTGATACGCAAGGTGGGACTGACGCCGAACAACTATAATATAGCCGATGGTTCGGGGCTGTCGCTCTACAATTATGTCAGCCCCGAGCTTGAAGTGCAGCTCCTCCGTTATGCTTTTAAGAACAAGAACATCTATGACACGCTCATCGAGACGCTTCCGATAGCAGGCGTGGACGGAACTCTGAAAAGTCGGATGAGGGGCACGGCGGCGGCAGGCAACGTGCGTGCGAAGACCGGAACCGTTATGGGGGTAAGCTCGTTGGCGGGCTATCTTACGGCTTCCAACGGTCATCAGCTTTGTTTTGCCATCATCATCAACGGTGGCATGAGGAACGGACCGATGCGGAATTTGCAGAACAGAATCTGCGTGGCATTAAGTCAGTAA
- a CDS encoding GH25 family lysozyme has protein sequence MFNFHQRRKHFYIGGGIVGALLIIYILFRLWPPTQQSVDKCAAVIEQESYYQLEADGKSIAYFADYKDSLLIGGSVSKDSIKTRKVRMKGYWVNHYPVVPSCYGRILTKWENKPSAIVNLESDELHKLLRREFIATDDKLAGFQTQHNELTYFMRVHSVQDLGYNRIADYNKFVEQQMDSLNRVIDVLKKIKRESRLSIKQVNRYSVVSSNTTKRIVCHRIMTYEDNENVLLQTKDQHTPINVITKIGVGRATEELAKISPKAEKALNKDLQVGVSDSLGYYVGELKGSIPNGYGKHFGNNGSYYDGHWENGERNGFGIYIAPHEYLQVGEWKDNVFKGERLTYTADRIYGIDISRHQHEKNNRRFNIDWNRLRITHLGTLSTKKIEGKVDYPVSFIYIKSTEGCTVLNTYYAEDYQQARKHGIKVGAYHFFSTTSAGKAQAEYFLSNSRFQKGDLPPVLDVEPTDAQIAAMGGPEVLFKHVRDWMTVVKKKLGVAPILYISQMFTKKYLTLAPDIAGDYFVWIARYGEYKPEMKLSIWQLSPDGKVKGIEGDVDINVFNGYKNEYEDFFARYCVK, from the coding sequence ATGTTTAATTTTCATCAACGGCGTAAACATTTTTATATAGGTGGGGGCATTGTCGGTGCTCTCCTTATTATATATATCCTCTTCAGACTGTGGCCTCCCACACAGCAAAGCGTGGATAAATGTGCTGCGGTCATCGAACAGGAATCTTATTATCAGTTGGAAGCCGACGGAAAGTCCATTGCCTATTTTGCCGACTACAAGGATTCGCTGCTCATCGGTGGCTCCGTCAGCAAGGATTCCATCAAGACACGCAAGGTAAGAATGAAGGGCTACTGGGTAAACCACTATCCTGTCGTTCCCAGTTGCTACGGCCGCATCCTCACGAAATGGGAAAACAAGCCTTCGGCCATCGTGAATCTGGAGAGCGACGAGCTGCACAAGCTGCTTCGCCGTGAGTTCATTGCCACGGACGACAAGCTCGCCGGCTTTCAGACACAGCACAACGAACTTACCTACTTTATGCGCGTACACAGCGTTCAAGACCTTGGCTACAACAGGATTGCCGACTATAACAAGTTTGTTGAGCAACAGATGGACTCGCTCAATCGGGTAATAGACGTGCTGAAGAAGATTAAGCGCGAGTCAAGACTGTCCATCAAGCAGGTAAACCGATACTCGGTCGTATCCTCCAACACCACCAAACGCATTGTCTGCCACAGAATAATGACTTACGAAGACAATGAAAACGTGCTTTTGCAGACCAAAGACCAGCACACTCCCATCAACGTAATCACAAAAATCGGCGTCGGACGCGCTACGGAAGAACTTGCAAAGATTTCTCCAAAAGCAGAGAAAGCCCTCAACAAAGACCTTCAAGTGGGCGTATCTGACTCATTGGGCTACTACGTGGGAGAGCTGAAAGGCAGCATTCCGAACGGATACGGAAAGCATTTCGGCAACAACGGTAGCTACTACGACGGACATTGGGAGAACGGCGAGCGCAACGGATTCGGCATCTACATTGCTCCTCACGAATATCTGCAAGTGGGAGAATGGAAAGATAACGTGTTCAAGGGAGAACGGCTGACCTACACGGCAGACCGTATCTACGGCATCGACATTTCAAGACATCAGCACGAGAAGAACAATCGACGGTTCAACATCGACTGGAACCGCCTCCGGATAACCCATCTCGGCACACTCAGCACGAAGAAGATAGAAGGAAAGGTGGATTATCCCGTGTCGTTTATCTACATAAAGTCCACAGAAGGCTGCACGGTGCTTAACACTTATTATGCCGAAGACTACCAACAGGCGCGCAAGCACGGCATAAAAGTAGGCGCATACCACTTCTTTTCCACCACTTCTGCCGGTAAGGCGCAGGCGGAATACTTCCTATCCAACAGCCGTTTTCAGAAAGGCGACCTGCCTCCGGTGCTCGACGTGGAGCCGACCGATGCGCAGATAGCGGCAATGGGTGGTCCGGAAGTGTTGTTCAAGCACGTGCGCGACTGGATGACCGTCGTGAAAAAGAAACTCGGTGTTGCTCCGATTCTCTACATCAGTCAGATGTTCACGAAGAAATATCTCACGCTTGCACCCGACATTGCCGGCGATTATTTCGTATGGATTGCCCGCTATGGCGAATACAAGCCCGAAATGAAACTGAGCATCTGGCAGTTAAGCCCCGACGGCAAAGTGAAAGGCATTGAAGGCGACGTGGACATCAACGTCTTCAACGGCTACAAGAACGAATACGAGGATTTCTTTGCGAGATACTGCGTCAAATAA
- a CDS encoding HAD family phosphatase has protein sequence MFQPSIKKYNETSSEPFAPKVVLFDMDGILYDSMPNHAQVWTKAMTENGIKFTAQDAYATEGARGVDTVKRYAKEQLDKDLSDEEAEAIYQLKAKYFHEMPEPPIFDGVKDLMWKIKAAGLKIGVVTGSGQRALIERLINDFSEFITENQVTTAFDVKCGKPFPDPYLMGLQKAGNYAPHEGIVVENAPLGIRAGIAAHCFTIAVNSGPLPDATLLNEGANILFPDIRQLADNWEQILK, from the coding sequence ATGTTCCAACCATCAATCAAGAAATACAACGAAACTTCTTCCGAACCATTTGCCCCCAAGGTGGTACTGTTCGATATGGACGGCATACTCTACGACTCTATGCCCAACCACGCACAAGTATGGACGAAGGCAATGACCGAGAACGGAATTAAATTTACAGCACAAGATGCCTACGCTACCGAAGGCGCGCGTGGCGTTGATACGGTAAAGCGATATGCAAAGGAACAGTTGGACAAGGATTTATCCGACGAAGAGGCCGAAGCCATCTATCAGTTGAAGGCAAAGTACTTCCACGAAATGCCCGAGCCGCCTATCTTTGATGGCGTGAAGGACTTGATGTGGAAGATAAAGGCTGCCGGATTGAAAATCGGAGTTGTTACCGGCAGCGGCCAGCGGGCATTGATCGAACGCCTCATCAACGATTTCAGCGAGTTTATCACCGAAAACCAAGTTACCACAGCTTTCGACGTGAAATGCGGCAAACCTTTCCCCGACCCTTATCTTATGGGATTGCAGAAAGCCGGAAACTATGCACCGCACGAAGGAATCGTAGTAGAAAACGCCCCTCTCGGCATCCGTGCAGGCATAGCAGCCCATTGCTTCACGATTGCCGTCAATAGCGGGCCGCTCCCCGATGCGACCTTGCTCAACGAGGGAGCAAACATTCTCTTTCCAGACATCCGCCAACTGGCTGACAACTGGGAACAGATTCTAAAGTAA
- a CDS encoding NAD(P)H-dependent glycerol-3-phosphate dehydrogenase produces the protein MYDVGNIAVIGSGSWATAIAKIVVEHTHHIGWYFRREEKIDDFRRLGHNPTYLTSAHFDVNEITFSSDINRLIQDYDTLIFVTPSPYLKTLLKKVKTKLNDKFIVTAIKGIVPDENLVCSEYFHRIFNVPDENLAVIGGPSHAEEVAMERLTYLTVGCTDQEKAQALTEVLSSSYVKTKTSPDVIGIEYASVLKNVYAIASGICAGLKYGDNFQSVIISNAMQEMERALTSINPIQRSMIDSVYLGDQLVTGYSNFSRNRTFGMMIGKGYSVKSAQMEMEMIAEGYFGTKCMKEINRHLHVNMPILDAVYNILYERISPQVEIKLLTDSFR, from the coding sequence ATGTACGACGTAGGAAACATAGCAGTCATCGGAAGCGGAAGTTGGGCAACGGCTATCGCAAAGATTGTGGTGGAGCACACTCATCACATCGGTTGGTACTTCCGACGCGAAGAAAAAATCGACGATTTCCGAAGACTCGGACACAATCCAACGTATCTGACAAGCGCACACTTCGATGTAAATGAAATAACTTTTTCGTCAGACATCAACCGTTTGATACAGGATTACGACACCTTGATTTTCGTTACGCCATCGCCTTATCTGAAAACGCTGTTGAAAAAGGTAAAGACGAAATTGAATGATAAGTTCATCGTTACGGCAATCAAGGGTATCGTGCCAGACGAGAACTTGGTTTGTTCAGAGTATTTCCACCGCATTTTCAATGTGCCCGACGAAAATCTTGCCGTCATTGGTGGGCCGTCGCATGCCGAAGAAGTGGCTATGGAACGCCTAACCTACCTTACAGTAGGTTGCACCGATCAGGAAAAGGCACAGGCACTGACCGAAGTTTTGTCCTCAAGCTATGTAAAGACGAAAACCTCGCCCGATGTTATCGGCATAGAATACGCTTCCGTATTGAAGAATGTCTACGCAATAGCATCAGGCATTTGTGCGGGATTGAAGTATGGAGACAATTTCCAATCCGTCATCATTTCCAATGCAATGCAGGAAATGGAACGCGCACTCACTTCCATAAATCCCATACAACGCTCAATGATTGACAGCGTATATCTCGGTGATCAACTCGTTACAGGGTACAGCAACTTCAGCCGTAACCGTACTTTCGGTATGATGATAGGAAAAGGATACAGCGTGAAGTCGGCACAGATGGAAATGGAAATGATTGCAGAGGGATATTTCGGAACAAAGTGTATGAAGGAAATCAACCGGCATCTTCACGTGAATATGCCTATCCTTGACGCCGTATATAACATTCTTTACGAACGTATCAGTCCACAGGTAGAAATAAAATTATTAACTGATTCATTCAGGTAA